The genomic stretch ATTATCACAGCCCTAACAACCCTCCATCTCCTATTTCTACACGAAACAGGATCAAACAACCCTCTAGGCATCCCCTCCCACTCTGACAAAATCACCTTCCACCCCTACTACACAATCAAAGACATCCTAGGCCTATTCTTCTTTCTCCTGACCTTGATAACATTAACACTATTCTCACCAGACCTCCTAGGAGACCCAGACAACTACACTTTAGCCAACCCCCTAAACACCCCACCCCACATCAAACCCGAATGATATTTCCTATTTGCCTACGCAATTCTCCGATCTGTCCCCAATAAACTAGGAGGCGTCTTAGCTCTATTACTATCCATTCTCATCCTAACAATAATTCCTATTCTCCACATATCCAAACAACAAAGCATAATATTCCGCCCATTAAGCCAACTACTCTACTGATTCCTAATCGCAAACCTCTTCACCCTAACCTGAATCGGAGGACAACCAGTAAGCTACCCCTTCATTACCATTGGGCAAGTAGCATCCGTACTATACTTCACGACAATCCTATTCCTGATACCAATCACATCCCTGATCGAAAACAAAATACTCAAATGAACCTGCCCTTGTAGTACAGACCAATACACCAGTCTTGTAAACCGGAAACGAAGACCTCCTTCCAAGGGCATATTCAGAGAAAAAGTCCTCGACTCCACCATCAGCACCCAAAGCTAATATTCTAATTTAAACTATTCTCTGTTCTTTCATGGGGAGACAAATTTGGGTACCACCCAAGTATTGGCTAACCCATCAATAATTATCATGTATGTCGTGCATTCCTGCCAGACACCATGAATAATGCACAGCACCACAAATGTCCGATCACCTGTAACACATACAACCCCCCCCTTCCCCCCCCCCTCCTCCACCCAATGGAATATCAACTAATCCATTCCTCATAAAAAGTACATAGCACATAAAGTCATTTATCGTACATAGCACATTCTAGTTAAATCATCCTTGCCCCCACGGATGCCCCCCCTCAGATAGGAGTCCCTTGAACACCATCCTCCGTGAAATCAATATCCCGCACAAGA from Gorilla gorilla gorilla mitochondrion, complete genome encodes the following:
- the CYTB gene encoding cytochrome b (TAA stop codon is completed by the addition of 3' A residues to the mRNA), with the protein product MTPMRKTNPLAKLINHSFIDLPTPSNISTWWNFGSLLGACLILQITTGLFLAMHYSPDASTAFSSIAHITRDVNYGWTIRYLHANGASMFFICLFLHIGRGLYYGSFLHQETWNIGIILLLTTMATAFMGYVLPWGQMSFWGATVITNLLSAIPYIGTDLVQWVWGGYSVDSPTLTRFFTFHFILPFIITALTTLHLLFLHETGSNNPLGIPSHSDKITFHPYYTIKDILGLFFFLLTLMTLTLFSPDLLGDPDNYTLANPLNTPPHIKPEWYFLFAYAILRSVPNKLGGVLALLLSILILTMIPILHMSKQQSMMFRPLSQLLYWFLIANLFTLTWIGGQPVSYPFITIGQVASVLYFTTILFLMPITSLIENKMLKWT